ACTCTGAATCGTCGACTTTATGGTATTTTTACGGCTAAAATCGACTATGGGACTGCTCTATTACCGAAAATCAACACTTTGGAACCCTACCTTGTTGTCGATTGCAAATCTTCCACCGATTACAACGTTGCTGCGTCGAACGAAGGGCGTTAATCCGCTAGAGATCGACTTTTCTAGTGAAGTTTCTCCGATTTTGcaggggctagggtttagaaatgagagagaaaggGTCTTGATCGGGGGTTGAGGGATGAGAGAGGtattgtgtgtgagagagagtgatTGGATGGAAGGTCAATCGGTTTCAAAGAATATCCCGCTGAATTATCGCGCCTTCTGTTTTGAAACGTATGGAATCCCCTGTTTGTTTACAGTTATACCCTTATAATGTACAAAATTGaactaataatgcaacacgggatcaCATATCTCCTCTTAATCTAGTCCGTCTATTCCATcaatctaatggttgatattAAGTAGGAACTTAACACTAAGGGGGCAATAGGACCTTAATGCTCCCCTATCATTAGGTATACATTGATGAATTATTAATTTCTTTCACATTTTTACAAAAATTGAATCATATCGATCTCTCTGCCTGAATATATATTTAGTAGTACATAAAAggaaaacaaatattatattGCATTTTACAATTATTCAGAAGCTGTTGTATAAATGAATTTACGCGCAGATGGGTTAGTCCACAATCTATTTTAGTGTTAAGACTTAAGACTATAAATTAGGAACAATTTTCAACCTATAGATTAGGAAGATCTATATTGGATCCATTACCTTGTTGATGAACTCATATTATCTAATGAATTCATGGTTATGACTTATGACAAATTTTCTGAAAATGATTCCAGTGAATTGAAAAGAAACAAAAGATGAAAAGTGTATTTAGTCACTGTTAGCAGTATCTATTTTTCAGTTCTTTTAATTAATGAACGCCAGGATATGGATAACAAGTGGCCTATGGTTAGAGCGTCGTGCTAATAAAACGCTAATGGGCcaacttttaaattttaaattggaGTACTGATTATAAAACGCTAATGGGCCATATTTTTTAAATCGGAGTGGGCTACCTCTTTACTGATATTGAACCCACTCAATTTTACCAATGACATTTTTTGTCCTTTCATTCATGGCTAATTTCGATGTTTGCTTGGAAACATActtctactactactatattggCTACTCATATTTAGCGTGAACGCAACACACACTATGCTAAGATATTTATATGCAAATTAATTCAACGTATTTAGTGTGTTTTGAATTGTATATGACGTGCAAAATATTGAATATGTTTACTTGAATATTTCTTTAAAATCTCAATTGCAGAAAGAATGCGCACATATTTATGGTTATAAGAATTAGCAAAGAGGGCAATATATGGTTAGAACTTAGAAGCAAAGAAAAGATTGATCAGCACCATAGCTAGCACCATAGCTTTAACTTCCTGGAAAATTTGATAAAGACTAAAGTctcaatttggtccttaacatattgcgattttttttattttgtacaaaatattatcttttgaattatttggtcccTCACATTTAAAATCAGATCACATTTAGTCCGAAATTGACGGTTCCGTTACAATGTAACAGTCAACgaaatttaaatcaattttgaccggattaagagttataaaaattcgaattttaattctttttcaaataaactcaaatttggttcaaaattattttttaaaaaataaattgcatgtcatttataaaactaattttaattctttttctctATTCTATTCATCTTCTTCGTCGATTTAGGCAGAGAAACGGCGAGAAACCCTAGTTCTCGGAAGAACATCAAGTTAACCCCAACTCCCCAACCATGGACCGTTCGAACCACAACAGAGAGATCGGTGAGAGTGGCGGTGGACGTGACCTCCGATTCCGGTACGAATTTTGTCATTGCAAGAATCAGGCTTCACTCCGAATCTTCAACACCCATGGAAAACCAACAAGAGGGAAGCTATACTTTGTTTGTGAGAGAAAAGATTGTCGTTTTTTCAAGTGGTGTGAGCCAATCCACGAAGACGACGCCGTGACATCTGCAATGCCGCTGCCGGAGACCGAAAGTGAGAgttttagtttgattttgtcATCAATCGAGGAGAATAATAGGGCAATAGAGAAATTACGTAGTGTTGTGATGTATgaattttgtttctttgttgTGGTGTTTGTTTGTATATTAGGGTTCAAGTAATGAAATTTCGTTTCCAATGGTGAATCAAATCTGGAATCAGAATCAAATTTCGTTTCTTGGTGTTTGTTGTACTCCAGAATGTGCACTCCAAAATGAAGTAGAAGTAGTACATACTTGGTTGCACACCAAGTGTTTGATAAAATACCCATTAGGAAGGATATCCTCTTTCTCTCTTGtgaaacacataaaaaaatgtTGATTTTGAGTGAAATGAGTGTATGAATTAGGTATCGTTTGAAGGGTATGGACTGATCTACACCTTCATATCATGATTTTAGAGTTGCCATTAATTACATATACATTGTTTTCAAAATGTGAGTATCACATAGTTTGGTGCTCTCGGGTGAGGAGGTGCGTTTAGGGGCTTATAGGCTGGATTTGGTGCTCTCGGGTGAGGAGGTGCGTTTAGGGGCTTATAGGCTGGATTTGGTGCTCTCGGGTGAGGAGTTGTATGCTCTAAGAGTGCAAAAAATGTTAACGATCAAATTGGCACTTTAGTCTTATATAAATGTGCTGCATGAGAGTgcaaaaaatgaaaagtgcattTCTTTCTTTATGAAATCAGCTTATGCATTTATGTGACAGATCTAAGCATTCCAAAAGGAGAGTTGATATGTGGGTTAAGTTCAATCTTGTGATTATCTTTTCAGAATACAACGAGGCATCCCAAATAGTATAGTTACAAAAGTATATTCAAAATGAAGTTAACAATTCATAATGAAATTTTAAGATTGGGATATAACAAGTATTGACATAGGAACTGCAAAAGCCACATATGAGCTTAGGAAGGGGTTTAGGTAGGGAGGGAACATTCAAAATTGATCTGTATTCAGTACCATGCAACTGCATCTGCAAAGTCGAGTGGTTTGCCAAAGTAAGTCGAGAGGAACTGCAGAATAAATCTCATCCATATTCAACATCCACTTCATTTCACTCTAACATACACAACCACTTAAATCAACATACACTTCATTTCCCTTGCAATCTGTCTATATTCAACATATATTAACCAAAATGAGAACCACCAAAATCAACCACCAGTTTATAAAGTGAAATCACCAAAACCTACAACAAGTATGCAATAAAGCACCACAATGGGCATTGCCCAAACCAAAATCAACCACATCAGCCAAAATCTAAGAAAGTCAGGTGGTAACACAAGTGTTTTGATGGGGTAACACAATTGTTTAGTAGACAAAAACACGTTAGAATAGTTTTAGTTCTTCTTCACAGTTGATGAAGTAGCTTGGTTGTCACCCGCAGCCGAGAAGGGCTGATCCACAAACATATCGGCAACAACAGTTTGGCACCGTACCCTATTGTGACCGGGTTGATGACACACTGTGATTTTTTGTTTCTCTTCGCCTCGCTGCCGCTTCTTTCCTACAAAACAGTTTTGATCAACATTAGTAATCCATCATCAACAATTTGTTAACAATCAACATTAGTATAACATGGAAGACAATTATACCTTTTGTGCGTTTTGGGCTGCTCGGAGCTGCTGGCTCACGTTGGGGACATTTTCTTTTGTTGTGACCGACAACACCACAAAGACGACATTTGTAATCCATCATCAGCCCTTTCCGTGACATCTTTTGGCCTCCATCAATGTCATGTCTCACTTGCACTATACGGGCTGCCCGAGCCTTCTCTCTTGTCATTTCTCGTGCCTCTTGCACGCTCTTTTGTCTAGCTCCCTTCGGAAGTCCCGGCAGCTTGGTCAGCTCGGGGGGGGAATAACGTTCGGGTGGGTCATCTTTGTTCATAGTTGCGGTCCTTGGACCGGATAGATGATGGTTTCATACACCAATTCGAAGATTTCCTTGGAGTAGCACTTTGCAACAAAGTCGTCAACATTCTCCGAAGTCATCTCAATCGCTGCAATGGCATGTTGACACGGTAATCCAGTCAACATCCATCGCCTGCAGGTACAAGTGCGGTCCCGCAGGTCGACAACAAATTGGTCATTCCACTTTGTATTGACTTGATAAATCCACTCCCCGACCTCTCTCACCAAGCATCCTCCAATCTTCTCCTTTGTCTTCTCAAGCTTATTTCTGATTTTCGGCCCAAAAGCATCCTCCAATCTTGCCCTCATCTTTCTCCTTGTGGTAAACCTATCCATGAGATACATCCTAATACACTCGAGCATCCCATACAACGGCTTCTCCCGAGCAAATAGTAACACCTTGTTGTAACATTCAGAAATGTTATTAACAAGGATGTCACATTTTGCTTCAAACCCAAAGAAGGCTCGACTGCAATTCTCCTTCGTTGTATGATCTGCCAACCACTTGTATGCTTGCTCATTCTCTTCCTTCAATTCATTCATTGCCTTCTCGAAGCCATGAATATTAGTTGCTCGAGCTGCCTCCCAAATCAAGTCCTTCAAAATAGTCGAAGGAAACaatttcttgaaattgttgtgcATATGCCAAACACACATTCGGTGTTCGGTATGCGGGCAACAATTTCTCATGGCATTGATTAGCCCCTGACATTAACAAAAAGATTTGTTAGCTTCTTGTTAGCCCCTGATATTGAAAtccacacaacacacacacacacacaacaagCTTCACATActtatttgtttcttgttcaatCACAGAAAACAGCCTTATATATGCACAGCCAAAAGAACCAAAATCTAACTTTTTTTCTTCACACATTTTTACAAATTCCACACATAATGCTTAAACTTAGGAACTTCAAGCATAATATGTTAGCATAATGTACCTTTTGTCTGTCCGAGATGAAAGTCCACTTGCTAGAATCtgtaatttccaaatcttgcaCCAACAGCCCGATGAACCAATTCCATGTGTCAGTATTTTCAATGTGAACTACGACAAAAGCTATGGAAAAAATCTGATCATTCTGATCCAATCTGATGGCTGTCAAAAGAATTCCCTTGGCTTGCCCCTTCAAATGACACCCGTCTAGGCCTATCAAGCGTATGCAATGACGTTTGAAAGAAGTTTTACATGCTTCGTAAGCAATATAAATGGCCTTAAACATGTCATTTCCATCCTCAAGTCGCTGCGTTGCTAAGACAACCGTGCTTCCCGGATTAGTCCTGAGAATTTTAGCCTTGTAGTCATGTAGGCGCTTGTACTGCTTCACCAAGTCGACTTCTATCAGCCTCCATGCATGTTGCATAGCTCTCTTGGCCTTTCCTGGAGAAATGGTGATCTTCTTGTCAAAGTGCACCTTTTCTAGTAATTGGCCAACAGTCATTCCAGGGATGACTCGAATATCTTCAATGTATTTCTTAGCTAGATACCGTGCATTGGCACATCTATGGTTATATGAAGCCCCACCACACTTATGTTTGTTGTAGAGCCGTGAAACCTGCCAAAACTCATGGGCAGGCCTATGAGCCAGTACCACGAGCCACGGACATTCGGTATTCTTCTTGCTTCTTAGTACCCCTCGACAGTGAGCTATGCAACGAATGTTGTCATTTTTTTCAACTGCAGCTTCTTCCCCAACAATACTCCTTGGTGACGAATTAAGTCTTTAAAGTCTGCCTTGTTATAAAAACGCAACCCGATTTCCCATCTCGGGTCCTTGAGATCAGTGTCAGCCTTATATCTTCTAGTCAAATGCCTTGTATCGTCATCATGctctttctcttcttcatcttttgaTCCCGAACTTGGTGAGTCACTAGGAAGTTGATCACTGTCACTAGTATGATCAGTATGGTGCCTTGCCATTACATTTTTCCACCCTTTCACTTGGGCAGCCATAATATTATCTTCATCCTTATCACTAAGGTCGTAGTCACTATCAACAAATGGAGGCACCTCCACATTGACCTCCTCAGCAACATCACCAACATTTCTCTTCCCCTTAACAGCCGCATCTACCCTTTCATTTCCCTTGTCagtggactttcccttgtcagTGGACTTTCCATCATCAACATTAGCCTCTCCATGGTCTTTTGTAAGGTCGTAGTCACTATCAACAAATGGAGGCACCTTCACATTGTCCTCCTAAGCAACATCAACCTTGCTCTTTCCCTTAGCAGCCACATCTAGCCTTTCATTTCCCTTGTCAGTGGACTTTCCATCATCTCCATGGTCTTGTGTTACTTGACTGACCAATACCCAGTTGTTTCCTCAACATAGAGGTCAACTACACCTGCTTTTACTCCAATTTCAGCCATATCCATGGAGGATTTATTGTCAAATAAGCGGACCAAGCCTTCTTTTAAATTCATCCCAGTCTTCAGGTAAAAGTACTCCAACTCACTTACATCTAGACCAAGCTTCTTCTCAATAAAGTCATCTACTTCAAGTTTCGACCATTTGTCTGGGTCACATCCGTGCATGTTCTCAGTCATCCCATCCACATATTGTTTTCCACGGCTTTCACGGCTTTCATCCATCTCACCAGAATAATGCACTCTTGTTGTGAAGGTACCATCttcaataaaaagaaaataagaatcATATCAGTCCTAAACATCTACTTTAAACAATCAAATATTTATGTCAACAAGTGTGGTCCCCACTACCAAGATTGTTCCCCAACACCAGACCATAAGCATTTAAAATCCTAAGCAAAACACACATCAAAGATTATACCCGACTTGTTGACCATCACCAACCTTGGTCCCCACCAACACACATCAAAGAATATACACACATACTACAAAAAACATATTCCCCACATGCTCAGTACACTCAGTCCACGCATATACCAAAATATGAAAACCTTAATCGCATAATAATTGAAAATCGAGACAAATCAATTTCTAATAAGACCAAATCGAGACAAATAAATTCCTAATAAGACAAAATTGAGACAAAATCATGACAAATTGACACAAAAATTTGGAACCACTTTCGAAACGAGATGAAACATGAAGTAAAGCTTACCTTCTCGATTTTCACTCGGAGTTGGTTGACAGTGCAACGCCTTCCTCCTCCTCTCAAACGTGTAATTGTTATCACGAGGATCGCTGAGGTAACAGTGATAGGAGTCATACATGTACCAACTCATTGCGAACTACTTTGGAATCGCCGACGAGAACCTGGGTTTAGTCGCCAGCGAAATCTAGGGTTCCAAGTGTCGATTGGAATTTATGTAAAGACATAACCCTAATCTATTCGAATTTTGTGAAGAGTTTAGGGTTGAGATTGTTCGAAGTGTGGACGAAGTGTAATGGACGTTGCGTCAATTGGCATTTCAcctttcattttgattttactttttattttcatgttttatattttaaattattttatattttaaatttttaagttttatgttaattagatattagcccttaataaaacataattataactcttaatccggtcaaaattgatttaaatttcGCTGACTGTTACATTTTAACGGAACCGTCCATTTCGgactaaatgtgatccgatttcaaatgtgagggaccgaataaatTCGACAAACATTCGAGCGAATTGCTCTGTTTCCGTTGGTTTTGGTGGTTCGTCGTTGTCTGACATGTTTTTGTCTCTGCGGGATCTGCCGGGTTTTAGCTAAAAGGTTTGAGATTGGTTCGAGACAGTGATGAGACTACTCTGAGACTCacccctgctctgataccatcttgaatGGTGTATTAGGTATAATTTGGGAATAGAGAAACAATTAGAGGAATTATAAAATCGATAATTTGATGATATCTTATTACTGCAGAGACTACCCCTTTATATAGAGTTGATACGTGTGTAATTATGGTATAATATCAAGCAAATATCAATCTTCCTATTCTATTCTTGAAGTATAATTGTGGAAAATATTTGGAATTATTCTTTGCTATCTTTTCCTTTCTTGACGTGAAGTTTttccaagaaaataaaataaatactaccaTACCCAAATCCCATTAAATTAGGcgattttatattttactaatcCAGAATTCTGCTGATTTTTCCCCTTCCTCAATTGTCAACCATCTATATCAAACTCCGTCTAATTCATCACAATATTCAATTTAACTGCAGAAAACAGAACAAGGTGCAAAATTTGGAGATGGGCATGTTTGATTTGGAGGAGCAATTCACTTTCTATGGAGCTTACCACAACAACCCCATTAACATAGCTTTGCATATGGTCTTCGTTTGGCCAATCTTGTTCACAGCTCTGCTTCTTTTGAATTTCACTCCGCCTTTATTCTCTCAATCTCCCATTCATTTGTTTGGCCAGAGTTTCCTTGTCCTCAATTACGGCTTCTTGTGCACTGTCATTTATGCTCTGTATTATGTGAGTTTGGACAAAAAAGCTGGTTCTTTAGCTGCTTTCATGTGTTTCCTGTGCTGGGCTGGAAGCAGTGCTCTTGCTCACCTCCTCGGCTTCTCTTTGGGTTGGAAGGTAATTTCATTGAATTTGGATGGTATTATTTGTTTAAATTGGTTTATTATGAATGTGGAAATAAGTTATTGGGAAAGGGATTATGAATTTTACTTATGTGTGGTTTGATTAAAGATAGTTGAAAGAGAAAGTTG
This sequence is a window from Salvia splendens isolate huo1 chromosome 14, SspV2, whole genome shotgun sequence. Protein-coding genes within it:
- the LOC121763493 gene encoding 2-hydroxy-palmitic acid dioxygenase mpo1-like, encoding MGMFDLEEQFTFYGAYHNNPINIALHMVFVWPILFTALLLLNFTPPLFSQSPIHLFGQSFLVLNYGFLCTVIYALYYVSLDKKAGSLAAFMCFLCWAGSSALAHLLGFSLGWKVVLVSQLVCWTGQFIGHGVFEKRAPALLDNLAQAFLMAPFFVLLEALQYAFDYEPCPGFNARVQAKVDAEIRAWKESKNKLIS